A genome region from Nicotiana tabacum cultivar K326 chromosome 13, ASM71507v2, whole genome shotgun sequence includes the following:
- the LOC107803256 gene encoding phosphoribosylglycinamide formyltransferase, chloroplastic, which translates to MEAQKLSFGLSSTLSTSPIQNRKNPIFKIPSFSYTSPNNLTLKGFFLKPHFSFSPKVLPLPTKKIFQCTNCLQGIEKEFVTIPNNCVSKELKKKKLAVFVSGGGSNFRSIYEATIEGTVHGEVAVLVTNKLDCGGAKYAREQGIPVILFPKAKDTSEGLSEEDLVGALRTYNIDFILLAGYLKLIPTELVQAFPRSIFNIHPSLLPAFGGKGYYGMKVHKAVIASGARYSGPTIHYVDEHYDTGRILAQRVVPVLANDTADTLAARVLQEEHKLYVEVAAALCEERIVWRQDGVPLIQSKEDPNHYK; encoded by the exons ATGGAAGCTcaaaaattgtcttttggactttcCTCCACTTTATCCACTTCACCAATTCAAAACAGAAAAAATCCAATCTTTAAGATACCATCTTTTTCTTATACTTCACCAAATAATCTTACCCTTAAAGGGTTTTTCTTAAAaccccatttttctttttctcctaaAGTTTTGCCTTTGCCCACCAAGAAAATTTTCCAGTGTACAAATTGTTTGCAAGGAATAGAAAAAGAATTTGTTACAATTCCTAATAATTGTGTGAGCAAAGAACTTAAAAAGAAGAAGCTGGCAGTTTTTGTATCAGGTGGAGGTTCAAATTTCAGGTCAATTTATGAAGCAACTATTGAGGGTACAGTTCATGGAGAAGTAGCTGTTCTTGTTACCAATAAACTTG ATTGTGGAGGTGCAAAGTATGCAAGGGAGCAAGGCATCCCTGTTATTTTGTTTCCTAAAGCAAAGGATACATCTGAGGGTTTGTCGGAGGAGGATCTCGTGGGTGCTCTAAG AACCTACAATATCGACTTCATTCTTTTAGCCGGGTACTTAAAGCTTATCCCTACTGAGTTGGTCCAAGCATTTCCAAGATCAATATTTAATATTCATCCGTCACTTCTTCCAGCTTTTGGAGGCAAAGGCTACTATGGCATGAAGGTGCATAAAGCAGTCATTGCTTCTGGAGCTAG GTATTCTGGTCCAACAATCCATTATGTTGATGAGCATTATGACACCGGGCGTATTCTTGCTCAACGGGTGGTGCCTGTGCTTGCTAACGACACAGCAGATACACTTGCAGCAAGGGTTCTTCAGGAG GAGCATAAACTATACGTGGAAGTAGCGGCAGCATTATGTGAAGAGAGAATAGTGTGGCGCCAAGATGGCGTCCCTCTTATCCAGAGCAAAGAAGATCCCAATCACTACAagtag
- the LOC142167951 gene encoding large ribosomal subunit protein eL6-like produces the protein MAAKKSPRNPELIRGVGKLSRSKMYHKKGLWAIKKKNGGSFPVHKKAAAVAPPAVKPPKFYPADDVAKPLVNKHKPKPTKLRASITPGTVLIILAGRFKGKRVVFLKQLKSGLLLVSGPFKLNGVPLRRVNQAYVIGTSTKVDISGVNVEKIDDKYFAKQAEKKQKKGEGEFFEDKKEEKKNVLPQGKKDDQKAVDEALIKAVECVPELKAYLSARFSLKSCMKPHELVF, from the exons ATGGCCGCAAAGAAGAGTCCCCGTAATCCAGAGCTGATTCGTGGAGTGGGAAAACTTTCCCGTTCCAAGATGTACCACAAAAAGGGTCTATGGGCAATCAAGAAGAAAAACGGCGGCTCTTTTCCCGTACACAAAAAAGCCGCCGCCGTCGCACCACCGGCCGTCAAACCACCCAAATTTTACCCAGCCGATGACGTGGCAAAACCCCTTGTCAACAAACACAAACCAAAACCCACGAAACTTAGAGCAAGTATCACACCCGGTACTGTTTTAATTATCCTTGCCGGTAGGTTTAAGGGTAAGAGAGTTGTGTTTTTGAAACAGCTTAAATCTGGGCTTTTACTTGTTAGTGGACCATTTAAGCTTAATGGTGTTCCTTTGAGGCGTGTGAATCAAGCTTATGTTATTGGTACTTCAACTAAAGTGGATATTTCTGGTGTGAATGTTGAGAAGATTGACGATAAGTATTTTGCTAAGCAAGCTGAGAAGAAACAGAAGAAGGGTGAAGGAGAGTTCTTTGAAGACAAGAAAGAG GAGAAGAAGAATGTGCTTCCCCAGGGAAAGAAAGATGACCAGAAAGCTGTGGATGAAGCATTGATCAAGGCCGTTGAATGTGTTCCTGAATTGAAGGCTTATTTGTCTGCTAGGTTCTCCCTCAAGTCGTGCATGAAACCCCATGAGCTTGTCTTTTAG
- the LOC107819115 gene encoding uncharacterized protein LOC107819115, with protein sequence MARFVPVKFKRVAAAFDEVAKARLCESSGSEYSPAAAAAASLTDLSGLVNSFLERGEEEIIISDENEKLEEINGNGENCFDELEIKENLMNLLGIEENSSDDLNKSISVAVENVLLEENDRSSPEFKRRLMTRLRDRGFDAGLCKSKWEKSGNRTSGSYEYIDINMANNRYIIEISLAEEFEIARPTACYTSLLEIYPQIFVGKIEELKQIVKIMCRAMKKSMKKMDIYVPPWRRLAYMQAKWFGSYKRTINEFKSNDNYQKNSFNYSSNYSKKRAVGFVPMPTISFYCRENIIGSNKGIKIGNLAAALNG encoded by the exons ATGGCGAGATTCGTGCCGGTGAAGTTTAAGAGAGTAGCGGCGGCGTTTGATGAGGTGGCAAAAGCAAGGCTCTGCGAAAGCAGCGGCAGCGAATACTCTCCGGCGGCAGCGGCAGCGGCGAGCTTGACGGATTTATCGGGACTCGTGAATTCGTTTTTAGAAAGAGGCGAAGAAGAGATAATTATTAGTGATGAGAATGAGAAATTAGAAGAGATTAATGGAAATGGTGAGAATTGTTTTGATGAGTTGGAGATTAAGGaaaatttgatgaatttgttAGGTATTGAAGAAAATTCAAGTGATGATTTGAATAAAAGTATTAGTGTTGCTGTGGAAAATGTATTGCTTGAAGAGAATGACCGGAGTTCGCCGGAGTTTAAACGGCGGTTGATGACTCGATTACGTGATCGAGGTTTTGATGCTG GTCTCTGCAAATCAAAGTGGGAAAAATCTGGAAATCGTACATCAGGAAGTTACGAGTACATCGACATTAATATGGCCAATAATCGCTACATAATCGAGATTTCATTAGCAGAAGAATTCGAAATAGCTCGACCAACGGCATGTTACACGTCATTACTCGAAATTTATCCTCAAATATTTGTgggaaaaatagaagaattgAAGCAAATAGTGAAAATAATGTGCAGAGCTATGAAAAAATCTATGAAAAAAATGGATATTTATGTTCCACCATGGAGAAGACTTGCTTATATGCAAGCTAAATGGTTTGGATCTTATAAGAGAACAATTAATGAGTTTAAATCAAATGATAATTATCAGAAGAATagttttaattattcttctaattATTCAAAGAAGAGAGCTGTTGGATTTGTGCCAATGCCAACAATTTCTTTCTATTGCAGAGAGAATATTATTGGTTCTAATAAGGGCattaaaattggaaatttggctgCAGCTTTGAATGGATGA